One stretch of Corynebacterium auriscanis DNA includes these proteins:
- a CDS encoding DUF402 domain-containing protein, whose translation MHEIDLHPIKTETFDIANQINIDPKGNQRHVDRYEVNNGCLYMGRVADHPDFSYLESWLLPEHNLRVSRFHFREGFKPSQELYVDIALITQESTHDSAVWTTRDLYVDLVSHNDGTWDLLDLDELGAAVESGYITAKEAATALITTQSAIDGISTQGFAGWIESLGVVMTWPVWEAKAQNTGNHNPS comes from the coding sequence ATGCATGAAATCGATCTTCACCCCATAAAAACTGAAACTTTCGACATCGCCAACCAGATCAACATTGATCCAAAAGGCAACCAGCGCCACGTGGATCGCTACGAGGTCAACAATGGATGCCTGTACATGGGACGCGTTGCCGATCATCCCGATTTCTCTTACCTTGAATCATGGTTGCTTCCGGAACACAATTTGCGGGTCAGTCGGTTCCACTTTCGCGAAGGATTCAAACCCTCCCAAGAGCTATACGTTGATATCGCATTGATCACTCAAGAAAGCACGCACGACAGCGCCGTGTGGACAACGCGGGACCTGTACGTGGATTTGGTCAGCCACAACGACGGCACCTGGGACCTGCTGGACCTAGATGAACTAGGTGCCGCGGTGGAATCCGGTTACATCACTGCCAAGGAAGCTGCGACGGCGCTGATCACCACGCAATCCGCGATCGATGGGATTTCGACCCAGGGGTTTGCTGGGTGGATCGAGAGCTTGGGCGTCGTTATGACATGGCCAGTATGGGAAGCAAAGGCGCAGAACACCGGCAACCACAACCCCAGCTAA
- a CDS encoding NAD(P)-binding oxidoreductase, producing the protein MPKKIIVIGGHGKVAQLATPLLVNEGYDVTSVIRNPHHVPDIEALGAKPEIQDVTELSVEQFADLLKGHDAVIWSAGAGGGSPERTYAIDRDAAINSIAAAKMAGVERYVMVSYFGAGPDHGVPEDHSFFAYAESKAAADTALRESNLQWTILGPSTLTETDGRDSIDADASEATNVSRATVANVIAHAVFNDDTVERTINFNEGDTPITAALNPEL; encoded by the coding sequence ATGCCTAAAAAAATCATTGTTATTGGAGGCCACGGTAAAGTGGCACAGCTCGCTACCCCCCTCCTGGTGAACGAGGGATACGACGTCACTTCCGTGATCCGGAATCCACATCACGTGCCCGATATTGAAGCACTCGGCGCCAAGCCCGAGATCCAAGACGTTACGGAATTGAGCGTTGAGCAATTCGCCGACCTGCTGAAAGGTCACGATGCCGTCATCTGGTCCGCTGGTGCCGGCGGTGGCTCCCCTGAGCGGACATACGCTATCGACCGCGATGCAGCGATCAACTCCATTGCAGCCGCCAAGATGGCTGGCGTTGAGCGCTACGTCATGGTCTCTTACTTCGGAGCGGGACCAGACCACGGGGTTCCTGAAGATCACTCCTTCTTCGCCTACGCCGAATCCAAGGCGGCGGCGGACACCGCACTGCGAGAGTCCAACCTGCAGTGGACCATCCTTGGCCCCAGCACTTTGACCGAGACCGACGGACGGGATTCTATTGACGCCGACGCGTCCGAGGCCACGAACGTTTCTCGAGCTACAGTCGCCAACGTCATTGCGCATGCGGTATTCAATGACGACACGGTGGAACGCACGATCAATTTCAATGAAGGCGACACCCCCATTACCGCGGCTTTAAACCCAGAGCTCTAG